In the genome of Sporomusaceae bacterium FL31, one region contains:
- the lytC gene encoding 1,4-beta-N-acetylmuramidase: MKGIDVSYHNGEIDWQSVVDAECEFIIIRLGYGNRHLDPKFLDNVNGALDAGLKIGVYYYSYALEVDSAKAEAQFVHEILQQYGINPELGIWFDMEDADGYKERNGMPDNHTITAMCSAFICELNNIGYSYVGIYASYWWLTNVIETAQLADYVPYWNAQWGSKNDFSRAKMWQFTDSLDIGGQLFDGNVYYE, from the coding sequence ATGAAAGGCATTGATGTAAGTTATCATAACGGAGAAATCGATTGGCAATCTGTAGTAGATGCCGAATGTGAATTTATAATAATCCGGCTTGGTTATGGCAATCGTCACCTAGATCCTAAATTTCTTGATAATGTAAATGGTGCATTAGACGCAGGGCTGAAAATCGGTGTGTACTACTACAGCTATGCTCTGGAGGTTGATTCCGCAAAAGCAGAAGCACAGTTTGTACATGAAATTCTGCAACAGTATGGGATTAACCCCGAGCTTGGAATTTGGTTCGACATGGAAGATGCGGATGGATATAAGGAACGTAACGGAATGCCGGACAATCACACTATTACCGCTATGTGCTCTGCATTTATTTGTGAGCTCAATAATATCGGCTATTCATATGTTGGTATCTATGCTTCTTATTGGTGGCTGACTAACGTGATTGAAACGGCGCAATTGGCGGACTATGTGCCTTATTGGAATGCCCAGTGGGGAAGTAAGAATGACTTTTCACGAGCTAAAATGTGGCAGTTTACTGATAGCCTTGATATAGGCGGTCAGCTGTTTGATGGCAATGTTTATTATGAATAG
- a CDS encoding fructose-1,6-bisphosphate aldolase — protein MPLVTSKEMFTKAYEGHYAIGAFNVNNMEIIQGIVEAAKEEKAPLILQVSAGARKYANHTYLMKLVEAALEDSGLPICLHLDHGEDFEICKACVDGGFSSVMIDGSKYPFEENIALTKKVVEYAHARGVVVEGELGRLAGVEDAVKVNAKDATYTDPDQAVEFVKRTGVDSLAIAIGTSHGAYKFKGDPSLDFERLEKITNMLPNFPLVLHGASTVLPEFVAKCNEFGGEIQGAQGVPEDMLLAASKLGVCKINIDTDLRLAMTASVREHLATHPCDFDPRQYLKPAREAIKNMVKHKIRNVLNSTNRL, from the coding sequence ATGCCATTAGTTACTTCGAAAGAAATGTTTACCAAGGCCTATGAAGGTCACTATGCAATCGGAGCTTTCAATGTAAATAATATGGAAATTATCCAAGGCATCGTTGAAGCTGCTAAAGAAGAAAAAGCTCCACTCATACTACAAGTATCAGCAGGAGCTCGTAAATATGCCAACCATACATATTTAATGAAGCTAGTTGAAGCAGCTTTAGAAGATTCGGGCCTACCGATCTGTCTTCATCTGGATCATGGCGAAGATTTTGAAATCTGCAAAGCTTGCGTGGACGGCGGTTTCAGTTCTGTTATGATTGATGGTTCAAAATACCCTTTTGAAGAGAACATTGCTCTTACTAAAAAAGTGGTTGAATATGCGCATGCTCGGGGCGTCGTCGTAGAAGGAGAATTAGGGCGTTTAGCTGGTGTAGAAGATGCTGTAAAAGTCAATGCTAAAGATGCAACGTATACCGATCCAGATCAAGCTGTTGAATTTGTTAAACGTACAGGTGTTGACTCACTAGCTATTGCAATCGGCACCAGCCACGGTGCTTATAAATTTAAAGGTGATCCTAGCTTGGATTTCGAACGCCTCGAAAAAATCACAAATATGCTCCCTAACTTCCCACTTGTACTGCATGGTGCATCTACAGTATTACCAGAGTTTGTTGCAAAATGTAATGAGTTTGGCGGAGAAATTCAAGGCGCTCAAGGCGTTCCTGAGGATATGCTTTTGGCAGCAAGCAAATTAGGCGTTTGCAAAATCAACATTGATACTGACTTACGTTTAGCTATGACGGCATCAGTTCGTGAGCATCTGGCAACTCATCCATGCGATTTCGATCCTCGCCAATATTTAAAGCCTGCGCGCGAAGCCATTAAGAATATGGTAAAACATAAAATTCGCAATGTGCTAAATTCGACTAATCGTCTATAA
- the mopII gene encoding Molybdenum-pterin-binding protein 2, protein MGKISGRNQLVGTVTEVVKGAVMAKVVIDYKGEPITATITTDSVDDLGLKPGDTVTALVKSTEVMVMK, encoded by the coding sequence ATGGGTAAAATTAGCGGTAGAAATCAATTAGTCGGTACAGTCACTGAAGTCGTAAAAGGTGCGGTTATGGCTAAAGTTGTTATCGACTACAAGGGCGAACCTATTACAGCAACCATTACGACCGATTCAGTCGATGATTTGGGTCTAAAACCAGGTGATACGGTAACCGCCTTAGTAAAATCAACTGAAGTTATGGTTATGAAGTAA
- the rluD gene encoding pseudouridine synthase: MLKLVVPDTAQPQTVKDFLRRQSSLSLSAWRKLKTNGTLMINGDFVTINSTVVAGDKISLTWEDDCSITPTNIPLEIYYEDDYLLVINKPAGLLVHPTVKEHNHTLANGIMFYFRQHNLPFSFHPVHRLDRNTSGLILIAKLAHIQHLMTSSNIKNFKRIYLAVVDGLVIPSSGIISAPIGRHPDSIIERMIRPDGQAATTHYQTIASYDKASLVELELLTGRTHQIRVHMAHIGHPLLGDDLYGGSLEYFNRQALHASKLIFEHPILKTAIEIDSPLPDDMKLLLARL; encoded by the coding sequence ATGCTTAAATTAGTAGTGCCAGACACTGCGCAACCTCAAACTGTTAAGGATTTTTTACGCAGACAATCTAGCCTATCTCTTAGCGCCTGGCGCAAACTAAAAACAAACGGTACCCTAATGATCAATGGAGATTTTGTCACAATAAACAGTACAGTAGTGGCAGGCGACAAAATTTCGCTCACTTGGGAAGATGATTGTTCTATTACCCCAACGAATATCCCTCTGGAAATTTACTATGAAGATGATTATTTGTTAGTTATCAATAAACCTGCCGGGCTACTGGTTCATCCGACTGTAAAAGAACATAACCATACCCTGGCCAACGGTATTATGTTTTATTTCAGACAGCATAATTTGCCGTTTTCTTTTCATCCTGTACACAGGCTGGATAGAAATACATCTGGCTTGATTCTTATCGCTAAATTGGCACATATTCAACATCTAATGACATCAAGTAATATTAAGAATTTCAAAAGAATTTATCTTGCAGTAGTTGATGGACTTGTGATACCATCCTCTGGAATTATTTCAGCACCTATTGGCCGCCACCCTGATAGTATTATTGAGCGTATGATTCGTCCAGATGGACAAGCCGCTACAACACATTATCAAACAATTGCCAGCTATGATAAAGCAAGTCTAGTTGAACTGGAGCTACTTACAGGTAGAACGCATCAGATACGTGTCCATATGGCTCATATCGGCCATCCCTTACTGGGTGATGATCTCTATGGCGGCTCGTTAGAATATTTCAATCGACAAGCTTTGCATGCAAGTAAGCTAATCTTTGAGCACCCTATCTTAAAGACTGCCATTGAAATCGACAGTCCGCTTCCTGATGATATGAAGTTGCTCCTGGCACGGCTTTGA
- the cisA_3 gene encoding putative DNA recombinase, with product MNAIYARVSTEDQARTGYSLADQVRQCRKKLISMGLTNIEEYIDDGYSGEFLDRPHLDRLRNDLRNKLITHIAVYDPDRLSRNLTNQLLIADEIEKANAQLMFVTGDYDASPEGRLFFSIRGAISAFEKAKIRERTMRGKRSKALSGKLVQNDELFGYDYDSENSMYRINPDEAEIVKLMFHLYTTRMYGISSLRAELKAMGVLNRKDNPFDSSTLHKMLCNETYAGTKWTFKTYDKTIAQKKRQKTARDQSEWIAVTVPAIIDQDTFNKAVDCRRLNKVTAKRNTKNEYLLQNIIRCDACGYAMRGVRYPRKDKEYMYYVCTAYVNNIECKDSKSIPVKELDEAVWTEMQAAAKKKQGLNIFRPKDLQIVPGKGKMESQLAKLKKRQAAILKWVADGTIEIDAAEKDLQGINKEMNAIQNAIGKIVEPTKVKEIDNDLFINAQTFEQKRYALLQSGIRVFARRENGTTSYTIRL from the coding sequence ATGAATGCTATTTACGCAAGGGTATCAACTGAAGATCAAGCACGTACTGGCTACTCTCTTGCCGATCAAGTGCGTCAATGCCGCAAAAAACTAATCAGTATGGGACTTACTAATATAGAAGAATACATCGATGATGGTTATAGCGGTGAGTTTCTTGACAGGCCGCACTTAGACAGGCTGCGTAATGATCTACGTAATAAATTAATTACACATATCGCAGTCTACGATCCTGACCGTCTCAGCCGTAACCTAACCAATCAACTACTGATTGCGGACGAAATCGAAAAAGCTAATGCGCAGCTCATGTTTGTAACTGGCGACTATGACGCAAGCCCGGAAGGTCGTCTCTTCTTCTCGATCCGTGGAGCTATATCGGCTTTTGAGAAAGCTAAAATCAGAGAACGTACCATGCGTGGTAAACGCAGCAAGGCGCTATCGGGTAAGTTAGTTCAAAATGATGAGCTGTTCGGTTACGATTATGATAGTGAAAACTCGATGTATAGGATTAATCCGGACGAAGCAGAAATCGTTAAACTAATGTTTCACCTCTACACCACCAGAATGTACGGTATAAGCAGCTTGAGAGCCGAGCTAAAGGCTATGGGCGTGCTCAATCGAAAAGATAATCCGTTTGACTCCTCTACCCTTCACAAAATGCTCTGCAATGAAACCTATGCCGGCACTAAGTGGACCTTTAAAACTTATGATAAAACTATCGCACAAAAGAAACGTCAAAAGACTGCTCGAGATCAATCCGAATGGATCGCTGTAACCGTTCCTGCTATTATCGATCAGGACACCTTTAATAAGGCGGTAGATTGCCGTAGGTTAAACAAGGTGACGGCTAAGCGCAATACTAAAAACGAGTACTTATTACAGAATATCATTCGCTGTGATGCCTGTGGGTACGCAATGCGCGGTGTACGCTATCCCAGGAAAGATAAAGAATATATGTACTACGTCTGCACGGCCTATGTAAATAACATCGAATGCAAGGATAGTAAAAGCATCCCTGTAAAAGAACTCGATGAGGCTGTTTGGACTGAAATGCAAGCTGCTGCCAAGAAGAAGCAAGGATTAAATATCTTTCGGCCAAAGGATCTTCAGATAGTACCTGGCAAAGGAAAAATGGAGAGCCAACTGGCTAAACTAAAAAAACGTCAGGCTGCCATCTTAAAATGGGTCGCTGACGGTACAATTGAAATTGATGCTGCTGAAAAGGATTTACAAGGGATAAATAAAGAAATGAATGCCATCCAGAATGCCATCGGCAAAATTGTTGAACCGACCAAAGTAAAAGAAATCGATAACGACTTATTTATCAATGCTCAAACCTTTGAGCAAAAAAGATACGCTTTATTGCAATCCGGCATCAGGGTTTTTGCAAGGCGTGAAAACGGCACAACGTCATATACCATAAGGCTTTAA
- the rtpA gene encoding tryptophan RNA-binding attenuator protein inhibitory protein produces the protein MATDLKVEKECPKCHGHGKIANKDCDTCNGTGTILTEDGLKILNYLRNSIRISEH, from the coding sequence ATGGCTACGGATCTTAAAGTCGAAAAAGAGTGTCCAAAATGTCATGGACACGGAAAAATAGCTAACAAAGATTGTGATACTTGTAATGGGACCGGAACTATTTTGACAGAAGACGGTCTTAAGATACTAAATTATTTAAGAAACAGTATTCGAATCTCGGAACATTAG
- the modC gene encoding molybdate ABC transporter ATP-binding protein, which translates to MLKVTIKKFLPDFDLEMDFEVKNNIMVLFGPSGCGKTTTLRCIAGLERPDVGKITLDDQAFFSSVEKIFIPPRERGVGYMFQDYALFPHMSVESNILYGVKKKDSKSQELYRELIHLLKIESLIHRGIKPLSGGEKQRVALARALMANPKILLLDEPLSALDSETRLELQDELKNMQSIWGIPFIMVTHDREEAEKLGDQIIFMNKGKRVI; encoded by the coding sequence GTGTTAAAAGTAACTATTAAAAAATTCTTGCCTGATTTTGATTTGGAAATGGATTTTGAAGTGAAAAATAATATTATGGTGCTGTTTGGGCCTTCTGGTTGTGGCAAAACAACAACACTGCGATGTATCGCCGGTTTGGAAAGACCTGATGTTGGCAAGATTACTCTTGATGATCAAGCATTCTTTTCTTCAGTGGAAAAGATATTTATACCTCCGCGGGAGCGTGGGGTCGGATATATGTTTCAGGATTATGCGCTGTTTCCACATATGAGTGTGGAAAGTAACATCCTTTATGGCGTGAAAAAGAAAGACAGCAAATCACAGGAATTGTATCGTGAATTAATCCATCTCTTAAAGATAGAATCATTAATTCATCGAGGTATTAAGCCGCTTTCTGGTGGAGAAAAACAACGGGTGGCTTTAGCAAGGGCATTAATGGCTAATCCTAAAATATTGTTATTGGATGAACCATTATCGGCATTAGACAGTGAGACACGCTTAGAACTACAGGACGAATTGAAAAATATGCAAAGTATTTGGGGAATACCGTTCATTATGGTTACTCATGATCGTGAAGAAGCGGAGAAGCTGGGTGATCAAATTATTTTTATGAATAAAGGTAAGAGAGTAATATAA
- the modB gene encoding molybdate ABC transporter permease: protein MVIDWQPVILSLKVAVISLLFVFVLGVATALIMTRKQFPGKAICESLITMPMVLPPVVTGFALLLLIGKNGPIGKIMSAWFDTQLIFTQTAAVLAAIVIAFPLMYQSAKAALQSIDDSLEDAARTLGASEWRVLFTITLPLAMPGLIAGGVLAFSRALGEFGATIMIAGNIPGKTQTIPIAIYFAAESNDLVEAGYYVAVISFITFGAILWLNTWSKKNSWHPGTLRGGKPYRVKSNY, encoded by the coding sequence GTAGCCGTAATTTCATTACTATTTGTATTTGTATTAGGTGTTGCGACAGCGTTAATTATGACGCGAAAACAATTTCCGGGAAAAGCGATATGCGAGTCACTCATTACAATGCCGATGGTTTTACCGCCAGTTGTAACAGGCTTTGCATTACTGTTACTGATTGGCAAGAATGGTCCTATTGGTAAGATTATGTCAGCTTGGTTTGATACTCAATTAATTTTTACTCAGACTGCGGCAGTCTTAGCTGCAATTGTTATCGCCTTTCCGCTTATGTATCAAAGCGCTAAGGCAGCACTCCAAAGTATTGATGATAGTTTGGAAGACGCGGCTCGTACCCTAGGGGCCAGCGAATGGCGGGTATTATTTACGATCACACTTCCGTTAGCGATGCCGGGTTTAATCGCTGGAGGTGTATTGGCGTTTTCTAGGGCGTTGGGGGAATTTGGTGCCACGATTATGATTGCAGGCAATATACCTGGCAAGACGCAAACAATACCGATTGCTATCTATTTTGCGGCTGAATCCAATGATTTAGTAGAAGCCGGTTATTATGTGGCTGTTATCAGTTTTATTACTTTTGGAGCTATCTTATGGTTAAACACCTGGTCTAAGAAAAACTCATGGCATCCCGGAACATTGCGGGGAGGTAAACCGTATCGTGTTAAAAGTAACTATTAA
- a CDS encoding serine protease, with translation MKKLYRNMLTGLLGTTFGFYMMVAPAAVYAKSQPVSNVEKQVDASTKNSKDRAMNKVAQNPIEVVKASASKLGFNAKTDSFSLVSKSANHAVVSVRHGNELYNVSLKLNKEQWNIISTTKVKKSNHTSSNNNNSNTSNSGSSETTSSGTTGTTTTTSSTDVSTAEAKAVELMNADRRANGLSDLKVSSALTAVARSHAQDMVSRNFFSHTNPDGKGLTDRLKQANISYSAAGENIAENTNVQSAETSFMNSSGHRANILNSNYTTVGIGVAFDSDGTVYVVQDFIK, from the coding sequence TTGAAGAAATTGTACCGTAATATGCTTACAGGATTGCTTGGAACCACCTTTGGCTTCTATATGATGGTAGCACCTGCAGCGGTTTATGCAAAATCGCAACCGGTGTCTAATGTAGAAAAACAAGTTGATGCATCAACCAAAAACAGCAAAGACCGTGCAATGAACAAGGTCGCTCAAAATCCAATAGAAGTCGTTAAAGCTTCCGCAAGTAAGCTAGGCTTCAATGCCAAAACCGATTCTTTTTCCTTAGTCAGTAAATCAGCTAACCATGCAGTAGTTTCAGTCCGTCATGGCAATGAGCTTTACAATGTTAGTCTCAAATTAAATAAAGAACAATGGAACATTATCTCTACTACCAAAGTAAAAAAATCAAACCATACTTCATCGAATAATAACAACAGCAATACAAGCAATAGTGGTTCTTCAGAAACGACTAGCAGTGGAACTACAGGAACAACTACCACTACAAGCTCCACTGATGTTAGCACAGCTGAAGCAAAAGCAGTTGAACTAATGAATGCCGATCGCCGCGCAAACGGTTTGTCGGATTTGAAAGTAAGCTCGGCATTGACCGCCGTTGCGCGTAGTCACGCTCAAGATATGGTAAGCCGTAACTTTTTTTCACATACCAATCCAGATGGAAAAGGTCTTACCGACCGATTAAAGCAAGCCAATATTTCTTATAGTGCCGCCGGTGAGAACATTGCGGAAAATACAAACGTTCAGTCCGCAGAAACTTCCTTTATGAACAGCTCCGGCCACCGTGCAAATATATTAAATTCCAATTACACAACCGTAGGTATTGGTGTAGCTTTCGACAGTGATGGCACTGTGTATGTAGTTCAAGATTTCATTAAATAA